Proteins co-encoded in one Leptospiraceae bacterium genomic window:
- a CDS encoding response regulator: MKKILIVDDQVSIATILGSILKAGNFEIINAVNGEAGIQKAKELKPDLIIMDIMMPVKDGITAIKELREMEDFKNIPIFILSAKGGSHDTNLVEELGVCGLLKKPFSPGIILAEVKKALGEL; encoded by the coding sequence ATGAAAAAAATTCTAATCGTAGACGATCAAGTATCAATTGCAACAATTTTAGGTTCTATTCTGAAGGCAGGTAATTTTGAAATTATCAATGCTGTAAATGGGGAAGCTGGAATTCAAAAAGCAAAGGAACTTAAGCCTGATTTAATCATCATGGATATCATGATGCCAGTAAAAGATGGAATCACTGCTATTAAAGAGTTACGTGAAATGGAAGATTTCAAAAATATACCTATATTTATATTATCCGCGAAAGGTGGTTCGCATGATACAAACTTAGTGGAAGAGTTAGGAGTTTGTGGGTTATTAAAAAAACCATTTTCTCCTGGAATTATATTAGCTGAAGTTAAAAAAGCATTGGGTGAATTATAG
- the murA gene encoding UDP-N-acetylglucosamine 1-carboxyvinyltransferase, with protein MSSNYFKITGKNPLSGTITPQGNKNEALPVLGAVCMIPNIVRLENVPMISDVLMLIDVLRYLGFNITNPEAGVFTFQRPEELKSDLPQELCSKIRGAVTLAGPILASTGRVFLPRPGGDKIGRRRLDTHLLALEALGADIEVFPDGYEIKTNRLIGADILLDEASVTGTENAVMAACLAQGTTIIRHAASEPHVQGLCRLLNSAGAKISGIGSNILTIEGVASLSNPEGTLTHRIGSDYLEVGSFISLAAVTGGELFIKDVNPDDIRMIRLVYSRLGIEIRFADGGVVVPAGQKMEIIPDYHGATPKIDDSPWPGFPADMTSVALVTATQCKGTVMIHEKMFESRLFFVDNIIGMGAQIILCDPHRAVVIGKSQLYGSKVASPDIRAGMAMIIAALCAEGTSYIHNIIQVDRGFQEIDTRLRSIGAQIERLVE; from the coding sequence ATGAGTTCTAATTATTTTAAAATAACAGGTAAAAATCCTCTTTCGGGTACGATCACTCCCCAAGGGAATAAAAATGAAGCCCTTCCCGTTTTAGGTGCAGTTTGTATGATTCCGAATATTGTTCGTTTGGAAAATGTTCCGATGATTTCGGATGTTTTAATGTTAATTGATGTTCTTAGGTATTTGGGTTTCAATATTACAAATCCAGAGGCGGGAGTTTTTACTTTTCAGAGACCAGAAGAGTTAAAGTCTGATTTGCCGCAAGAATTATGCAGTAAAATCCGAGGGGCAGTTACACTTGCTGGTCCGATTCTCGCAAGCACTGGAAGAGTGTTTCTTCCCAGACCAGGCGGAGATAAAATTGGACGTAGGAGACTCGACACACATTTACTTGCACTAGAAGCGTTAGGTGCTGATATAGAAGTATTTCCAGATGGCTACGAAATTAAAACTAACCGTTTGATCGGAGCTGATATTTTATTAGATGAAGCTTCTGTTACAGGAACGGAAAATGCAGTTATGGCAGCGTGTCTTGCACAGGGAACAACGATTATCCGCCATGCGGCATCCGAGCCTCATGTGCAAGGACTCTGTAGACTTCTAAATTCTGCTGGTGCTAAGATTTCTGGTATAGGTTCGAACATTCTAACAATTGAAGGAGTTGCTTCCCTTTCTAATCCAGAAGGAACTTTGACTCATCGTATTGGATCTGATTATTTGGAAGTAGGAAGTTTTATTTCATTAGCCGCTGTCACAGGTGGGGAACTTTTTATAAAAGATGTTAATCCTGACGATATTCGAATGATCCGACTTGTATATTCTCGTTTAGGTATTGAAATTCGATTTGCGGACGGTGGTGTCGTAGTTCCTGCTGGGCAGAAAATGGAGATTATCCCCGACTACCATGGGGCGACTCCTAAGATTGACGACTCACCGTGGCCTGGTTTTCCGGCTGATATGACATCAGTTGCACTTGTTACGGCTACTCAGTGTAAGGGTACTGTTATGATTCATGAAAAGATGTTTGAATCACGACTTTTCTTTGTAGATAATATTATAGGAATGGGAGCACAGATTATTCTATGTGATCCACATCGTGCAGTTGTTATCGGTAAATCACAATTATACGGAAGTAAAGTAGCGTCACCCGATATACGTGCTGGTATGGCTATGATCATTGCGGCACTGTGTGCAGAAGGAACTAGTTATATCCATAATATTATTCAAGTAGATCGCGGGTTTCAAGAAATTGACACGCGGTTACGATCGATTGGTGCGCAGATTGAGAGACTGGTGGAGTAG
- a CDS encoding class I SAM-dependent methyltransferase: protein MKAEDRRHTLRIRLHDEDNSYIHLEMDGFELKGKVYDYSRFGLGICIPKDNTHLIKKTHSIQNCTIFAFGEKKELGAGKVVHLDTMNEELFLGVYLEREFIDMNTLMDKQSLFLQEDEIKKIKMQFSIQEDIEPNFILFCSKFVYGLSLYKIALDELDQKFIEEPNRLKEALFKSVLKGIGGEFYEFLNVKIAELRELTKSYTKLENEKYGFYLRKSMWNFILESDFIKRTNIKPRGYAGDSAMMEMLYRNEYIGKSSFGKIFHKHPCDTKAADAVRNRRRLINKYMSQRLSTSGKEDFKILSIACGPAWEMQDFLRESQFKYQAKVFLLDQDEEALGEAQKGINSIPTDKPFQVQFIKESVRTILKTGSPELKFGQYDFIYSMGLYDYLTDPVAKVLTEKLYSMLCPGGILILGNYHVENETRKYMEYIMDWVLYYRDEESMFELLEDIPQGFSSEVGFDDSGTQMFLKVEKNK, encoded by the coding sequence TTGAAAGCAGAAGATAGAAGACACACACTTCGAATTAGACTACATGATGAGGATAATTCATATATACATCTTGAAATGGATGGGTTTGAGTTAAAAGGAAAAGTTTACGATTACTCTCGTTTCGGGTTAGGCATCTGTATACCCAAAGATAACACCCATCTAATCAAAAAAACTCATTCAATTCAAAATTGTACAATATTTGCATTCGGGGAAAAAAAGGAATTAGGCGCTGGGAAAGTGGTTCATTTAGACACTATGAATGAAGAACTATTTTTAGGTGTATATTTGGAAAGAGAGTTTATTGATATGAATACTCTCATGGACAAACAGTCATTATTCCTACAAGAAGACGAAATTAAAAAAATTAAGATGCAGTTTTCAATTCAAGAAGATATAGAACCAAATTTTATTCTTTTTTGTTCTAAATTTGTTTATGGATTATCTCTCTATAAAATTGCACTCGATGAATTAGATCAAAAATTTATCGAAGAACCAAATCGTCTCAAAGAAGCACTTTTTAAATCAGTATTAAAAGGAATAGGCGGAGAATTTTATGAATTTCTAAATGTAAAAATTGCAGAACTTCGCGAATTAACAAAAAGTTATACTAAATTAGAAAATGAAAAGTATGGGTTTTATTTAAGAAAATCGATGTGGAATTTTATTCTCGAATCGGATTTCATTAAACGTACAAATATAAAACCTAGAGGTTACGCAGGAGATTCCGCTATGATGGAAATGCTCTACCGTAACGAATATATAGGGAAATCCTCTTTCGGAAAAATTTTCCATAAACATCCATGCGATACCAAAGCAGCTGACGCAGTTCGAAATAGAAGACGATTGATTAATAAATATATGTCGCAACGACTTTCTACTTCTGGGAAAGAAGATTTTAAAATTCTTTCCATTGCTTGTGGACCCGCGTGGGAAATGCAAGATTTTCTGCGTGAGAGCCAATTTAAATACCAAGCAAAAGTATTCCTGCTTGACCAAGACGAAGAAGCGTTAGGCGAAGCTCAAAAAGGAATTAACTCAATTCCTACCGATAAACCATTTCAAGTTCAATTCATAAAAGAATCGGTTCGTACAATTTTAAAAACAGGAAGTCCCGAATTAAAATTTGGGCAGTATGATTTTATTTATTCTATGGGGTTATACGATTATTTAACTGATCCAGTTGCAAAGGTATTAACAGAAAAATTATACTCCATGCTTTGCCCGGGCGGAATTCTTATCCTCGGAAACTACCATGTTGAAAATGAAACTAGAAAATACATGGAATACATTATGGACTGGGTTTTATATTATCGTGACGAAGAATCAATGTTCGAACTTCTGGAAGATATTCCACAGGGTTTCTCTTCCGAAGTTGGGTTTGACGATTCGGGAACTCAGATGTTTCTAAAAGTTGAAAAGAACAAGTAA